From Falco naumanni isolate bFalNau1 chromosome 4, bFalNau1.pat, whole genome shotgun sequence:
TATGTCTTTATTGAAGGCTTTTCCAGCAGTTGGAGACTTCAGTATTTCTTATAAATTATTGTGGGTTTTCATATAAGGGTTTTCATtgtgaaaagagaagaaattttaGATCTAGACAGCTAGAATGAGTTGATATCCTTTCCTAAACAGGCTTGAGCTACTTGCCTTGAGAGAGCACGTTAGAGTGAAGGAAAGGAGGTGAAGATCACAAAGGGTAAGATGGATAGATGGAAAGTTAGAAAACTGGATAAATGTGAAGAGGTTAGTAACTAGTTCACTTAACTGGTAGTGAGAAATGGAGCCTTCACACCTCTGTGTTGCTGTTTCCAAAGCGCAGGGCTGTGACTTTTGAGGTTGGTGCTCTGTATGGAGTGAGCTGACAGCCTTGTTCTTGTGCCTAGTGGGCTGAAAGCCCAATAACAAAACGTGCACCCTGAACACGGTAACAGATGGTGTTCATACAGTATTTCATACctaactttgttttctgtctgtcaAGATCTATAGTTGTGTTTTCTTGCATACTTGTCAGAAGTATCTGGGTTTACAGTCTTTTTATCCcacttccttctgttttgcagctggGTTATCATCGTCTTTACCATCATTGGAGTTCTAATTGTCTTTGATCCACTTGGGGGGAAGAAGACTTTTTACCTCACCAATGGTGTAAATCGGAACCTGGAAAGCAGTCAGTCAGGGCAGTTGCTGTATAATGTGAAGAACACTGCCACCAGGGTCTGGGAAAAAAGGATCAGGTTACTGTGCTGTTGCATTGTGCAAGACGATGACCATCGAGTGGCTTTTACCAGTATCGCAGAGCTTTTCCGCGCCTACTTTTCAGTAAGATAGAAAGCCTTTTTTGTGTTCTCTTTGAACTGACTCTGAATTTGCAGACGTTGCAACGCATGTGCACCTTTGTTCAGCCAGAGGTTCCTGCTACCTTGTGTGTTGAAATCAGGTTTTGAATATGCAGATTTCAAAAATAAGGTGATTCTCATACAAGGTATACAACACTGATTCTTCCCTTCCTTTAACAAAGGTTTCTTTCCCTTCACAAGCATGAAGGGCTGTGAGAAAACAGTATTCTTTCTCCTTAGGTATCTAGTCAGGAGAACAGGGGtgggtttcttttcctcagtATGTGAAGatccaggctttttttcccactgatgATAATGATGATGAGTCATACCCATAGCAAAGAATTGCACTGCTGTCTGACTGTTGAAGAAATGAGCCCCACGGTACGTTAAGGCAGTCTTCCCATTCCGAGCACTTCTGAGCATGTGCCAGACCAGAGTTTGCACATGCAGGAAGTTGCTTTTTGGAAACAGAGAACATTTGCCAAATCAGAGTTTACATAGTGCTGATTTAGCTCAAGTTCATGTCACCTACTGCTTGGGTTACTCGTAGTTCAGTGTGGACTTTGAAAACTGTTCATGATATCAAGACTAGTAGTTCTTGTTTATTGAGCAGTACTGGGTGATGTATAGCTACAGCCTCCTCAGTGGTTTATAGGGTAAAGGTAATAAGTCTTTAAGCTGAGAGAGCTGCCCCAGATGGCTGAATAAAACACTTCAGCCTTCTCCTGTGCAAAATCCTTCTTGGTTGTTCTCAGTATAGAGGACTTAGAAAGTTTTTAACACAGTGTTGCAGAACAGTGATCAACAATGTCTGGATCATTATTTGCTATATGGCTGAGCAGGTCCTCTGTCAGGTGTTAAGTGTAAAGTTCATATGTGGAATCGTCATTGGTcttactgaagaaaacattaaatatctACGGAAGGGATGGGAGGTTAGATGCTGCTGTGACCTGTTTCTCCAATGCACTTGTCTCAgagtaaaatgtatttatataaactgaaaaaaaaaattccatgtgTGTTTTCTTATGAGATAGTTTTGTCGTGTTGAGGTGTGGGATGGTTTTAAGtgctctttcatttctttgtacAGGACACTGATCTGGTGCCAAGTGATATAGCAGCTGGCTTGACTCTGCTCCACCAAGAGCAAGATAAAATGGAAAGTTGCCCAAAAGAGCCTGAAGAAGTCCTCTGTCATTCTCCATCATCTCTTGTGGTAAGAAAGGGTTGTTGCAGCCTCTGATGCTGTTACTCTGGGAGATGGTGccaaatcaaattaaaatgcacTTCTTTGTGCggtggttttctggttttgttttttttttaacaaaattaaacacTACTATAAAGATTcacaatttaaattattaataaatgcaGTGAAAACGTCTTGGTGAGTTTGCAGTCaaaacatttctctgcttttgcataAGTAGAACTTACATATGCATGGGGAATTAAGTGCAAAAAAAGGAACTGTTTAGGACATTTGAGTATTATTGAAGAgctgggagagaaaaggaacagagagaaaattaataCTTAGTACTATTAGCATAGAACTGAAAAGCTAGTCTTTTAGTATTGTGGTCTGTTTAAATTATGTCTGCTGCAAATACCCAGACAAGGTAAGAAGCAAAAATAGCATCTCTTAAATGCTTGCAGATCATGGATTACAGTTTGCTAATTGGTTTTTGCTAGTCTTCTGTGGTAAAATGCCTTATAAATTGTTTTACCTTCTTTTGGTCTGTGCTTCATAGATGTATGTAATTCTACTTCAACCGATGCATTTCTGTCAATATCCTTTTGAATCCAGCCAGTATGACAGGGTCATGCTTTAAAAGCCTTCACCAGAGGGATCTGCTAGAGTGTTTAGTCCTTGCTTTGACATTCTCAAGTAATGTATTTGGAGTGAATGTTGTTTTCAGTGCTGAGCTTATCAGTGTGTAAGTATTGGAAGAAACTGATTTAATGAGAGCTTTTCAAGATACTTGAGCTGTGTAGCTATACAAATAAACACAGACTTTTCCTGGAATGAGCGGCTATTTTTAGTTCCTCTTAGACTTTGaggttttcctttcagataGTGCATATTTCATTATGCCTTGATTTTTACTAGTCTGTGTTCAGGTTTTATTCTGGGGCAGCCTAACACACctattttcctctctctctccttccttttctttccccgTGTCCTTTCAGACAGATGATTTGGATATTGAACTGGAGAATGCTGCTCACTATATGCtgtttgctgcagctgcttaTGGCTGGCCCTACTACATATACACCAACCCATTTACTGCACTCTGTAAGCTCAATGGTGACTGGTAGGTTTGATCAGGAGCTTAAAAACACATAGCTTCCTTTTATTTAACTAgcatcagcagaaataaaatattttcaatagcAATATTTTTGTTGCATTAAATTGTATCACTCTTGGAGTACATGGGCTTGACTATTAAGAGTTATTTTGAACAAACTCAGTAGAAGCAAAATTCCAACCTCTTTCCACCCTCAGAAACAGAttagctgtttttctttaaaaaaaatgcaattgaGATAACTAAAATTATTTAGCAGAATGACAAAGGAAGAATTGGAGttaaaccaaatattttaaaatgaggcTTTTTAGATTTGCCTTCTGGgcacatatgtatgtatgtatagaaataaaagtatatCAGCAGTTTTCCCTCTTAAAGGAATTAGCAAGAGTTACCTGTCTCTCCAGCTTCTATTTTACTCCCTTTGCCTCcttaacacaaaaaaacatttatagtCGGTGCTGAAGTACACATAATGCCATGTAGGATTACTGTGTATTTAAGTGAGCACTGACATTTTTGACTGTAGCCATGATTTTCTTAATTAGTAACATGAAATACTGATGTAACCTactgaaatataaattacttggaaaaaaaatatcacatgaTAAAATGGATAAAACATGAGATAAGCCCGCTCTGCAGAATTTGTTTCGAATTTCCTTTTTTGCGTGTTTGTATGTTCTGTAGTTGGCCTGTAGTTGTAAGAATTCTTTTCTTACTGCATTGTTTGCTCTGCTGATAGTCCTGTAGCAATGGTGTATTTGCCGGTCCTTGAACTGAGAATGCATGGTATGCTGCTCCAGCAAAACAACCAGGGGTGTGGTTAGAGGTAATACCTTGTACTAGACTATTGGtactattgaaaaaaaaaaagcttttgattcCTGGCAGAAGTCCTTAATCCTTCTGCAAGTGTAACTGAGTTTAATTCCTTGAAAGGAAACCTAAAAAACTGGAGCATGAaggttttttctctcctgtgtttgTTAGTTGCGGAAATAGACCAACAGATCCTGATATAACTGGCAGTGATCGTCATAACTTTCACTTTGGATCCATCCTAAAAATAACAGGACTGCAGTACAGAGACTTCATTCATATCAGTTTTCATAACAAGGTAAATAATCTGGACaggcattcagaaaaaaaacttagTGATTGATTCAGTGAAAGCAAGGGGTGAAGCTTCTAGTTTGCTTTCAGCATTTATAAAGTGCAAGATGCAAAGCCGAGTGAAAACTGGCCCTGGAACAGTCAGTtctgatttctgattttttttttttttttttttttttttttgttaaaggaaCAGCCACAAAACCATTGACATAAATCTGTCTCAGTATTGCAAAAAAGGCACTTATAATGACTTGATAAGGAAATAATTCACCTTCTCTCCATAATGTAATAAAGAGCTCAATAAGAGAGCTTTCAGAAGGTGAGAACAAATGCTTGCTCTTATAAAAAGTTGGTGGCTTTACTGATtacatttttcctctccagatCTATGAGATTccattttttgttgctttggaTCACAAAAAAGAAGCTATTGTGGTTGCAGTGAGAGGAACCTTGTCTTTTGAGGTATCATCCATCTGCTATAAATAATAAGCTTTACAGAAATGAGTGAACTCCTGGAATCTAGAGGAAATTGTGTTATGCTGGCGCATGTTAAAAATACCTCACTCACAGGGATGAGTTTTCCAGGCTTAAGTTGTAAGCCCTCCTGTCCTTGGATGGGTAATATTCCCTGTGCCACTGGAAGAGAGTATGGAAGGCAGGTGGTGGTAATTCCTTTTCGCTGTGAGTGGAGGTGTGTTGGtaatgtgtgtgtttgcagcttGGAAATAATAGCTGAGATCAGAATTGTGATTGCTCTGTGTTTGCCTGGGGGTGGTGGTTTATGGCgggttgtgttttgttgcttACACCCTTGGAAGTCAGCTCCTTGATGTCCCCGAGTAGCAGAGGTGAGCCAtgaagctctgcagagaggtCTGACAAAAGCTGTCTTGTTTATAGGACATTCTCACTGATCTGTCAGCAGATTGTGAAGACTTGACACTGGAGGATGTCCTGGAGAATGGTTTTGTGCATAAGGTGTGTGGGTTTGCAGCTGTTGATAGATCATCTCAGCAGTAAGAAAACTATAAACACCTTTACAGAGTTTATATATAAACCCTATATAGGGTATATAGTTTATAAAGGGATCCTGTAGTTAAACAGAAGAGTATTCTCCTTGTGAGACAGATtgcacaaattatttcagtggcTTGGTTGTTGCATCAAATACTGCCTCTGGAACCACAGGGCAGAATTTGTAATCCTCTTGTCAAGACTTCATGTCCTTATTAAATATTCCAAAAACTTTTTAACCATTACATACAAGATCACTTGGTTATAACTAGATCTCTGTCATAAGCATGTTGAAAGAGAAGACCGGCTTTGCAAAAAGGGGGTTGTTCTGTGGTGGTGTTGAATTTGAAGTATATATGTGTCACGCTTCAGATTAGATATACCCTTCTAACTTCAAGTGCTGTTTTGTTAGGGAATAACTCAAGCTGCAAATTACATCTATCGAAAGCTAATAAATGATGGAATTTTAAACCAGGCTTTCACAATTGCTCCGGTAAGTTACCTTCCAAATAATGTTGTTTGTCAGAAAAATTACACAAagctttttctgtgtctgtgtctcagtcttctctttctgtgtatAGGAATACAAGCTTGTGATAGTTGGTCACAGTTTGGGAGGTGGAACAGCTTCTATATTGGCGATCATGCTCAGGAACTCTTTCCCAACATTAAGATGTTACGCCTTTTCTCCTCCAGGAGGACTGTTAAGGTAAGAGAGCTGTTACTTGGTTCTGTGTCTCAGGTGCAAAAATTGTCAAGGTAGTTGGCAAATACGTAAGATGGTAACTCTGGGCTTGGCTGTATAAGAGTTTGTTTATACATTCTCCACTGGAATTAGATTTGGTCCTTTAGTTACAGCCAAGTTCTTGGGGGAATGTTACCGAATGAAATATATCTAGGGAATTCTGTCAGATAGTATAATTAGAgtttaaatgtttcagaaatagaATGCTCACCTGACTAGTCTACCTTGGCCTGTTTAACATGTGCACAAACCCTTACAGTCAGTGTTGAAGTTACTCTATAGCAGGTAGGTCTGAAAGCCTGCAGAAGAACTGACTgcaagtgctgcagctgctgccatgtaCTTGGATTTTTATTGAACGTAATGATCATCATAAGACTGAAGTGTGCATATCTCTTTAGTGTATCtaaagtgcctttttttttttttttaaagcaaatcacTTGCAGATTATACTAAGTGCTTCATTGTTTCAGTCATTGTTGGAAAGGACCTTGTTGCAAGGTGAGATGGAAGTATTTTGGAAATGATTGTCCTTCTGGGGATGTGTTAGATTGCAGAGAATAGGAGGCTTTGCTTTACtttgttctgtgtgtgtttaaacAGGTTAAGTATGCCCAACATGGAGGATTTAAAGAGGAGAATAGTGAGAATTGTGGCAAACTGCAGCAGACCCAAGGTAACTAGATGCAATTCCTGGTTAAAAGTCAGTGGAATTGTTACCTGAGTTAGGCCCCAACTTTAACAAAGTGACAATTGGTGTGTGTATTTTTGATCTTAGTGATTGGAGTTAAAATTGTGTTTTGGAACaaaagcatgtgtttttaatttggcaACATTTGTGTTAGTCTCTTATCCTGTCAAGCTGTCTTGTTGGAAATTAAGATTCAACAAGACCTGGAAGATACCTGTGCACAACATTCAAGACCTGAAATTATCTGTTTGCTATTTTGCTGATAAAGGaagctattaaaatacaaaagtggGGAggcagaaacaacaaaacagccaAAATTGTGAAATATTGGTAAGATTACTTTAATAACCATTTAGTACCAGTAAGTAAACAAATTGGCAGTTTCACTTAAATTTTACCTTGAGAATTCATTtggaaaacaagtatttctctTGTTACGCTGTTAATTGCTTACCTCTTTTATACCATTAGTgagaaacacttcagaaagtGCTGGAACAGTGTGGTGTCAGGCAGGGTGATACTAGTGGTAGAGAGGAGTGGCTTATACATTCAAAACTGCCATTTCTGAACATCTAAAGTTGAATCTGCCGTACCCGCAAGATTTCCACGTAGTCCCAGCATAAGGAGTCACGTAGAGGGCCTGGGTGACGTCATAAATGCAGAATAAGATAACAGACAGTTCGAAGTTACAGGTGCAAGAAAACTTACCTTCAGAGCAGAATCCACAGAGTAATTCAACTGGTAAAGATTGTGATGTTTTTCGTAGTGTTACTAGTGGCTTGGGTTAGGTATTGGTGAAGTAGACATTACTGTGGGGAAAACTCAGTAGGGATTTTATCAAAGAAGTTAGGGGAGTGCGTGCATACAGTCATTTTTAATCTTACAATAGTAGTTTCAGGTGGTGTGTGTGCAAGCGCACAGCTAAAGTTACTTGAAGAGATGCCAAACCTCAGTTTGACTGTGTTTCTTTCTGGATTCAGTACCAGATTTTGCTGCATGGATGTTGGTACGAAGTATTTGGAGGAGATCCAGATAACTTCCCAACTGAGCTGGATGGCAGAAGCCAAGATGCCCTCACCCAGCCGCTTCTAGCTGAGGAGAGTTTAATGGTTCATCGGTCACCTTCATACAACGCCCTTGAGGATGAATCGCATTTAAATTCACCCCCTCAATATCCTCGTCTGTATCTTCCTGGAAAGATTATCCATATTGTAGAAGAATCCAGCTCAAGGAGGTAAGTAGAATAACAAACACCACTGGCCTGGTTTCCTGAAGTCGACTTAAAAGCCGCTTCTCACTTGCAAAGTATGTGGTGTTTCCAGCTCTGTGTCTCAGCTGCGTCTCCAATACCCGTCTTTGGTTATTACGCATTAGCCAGCCTTTCAGTTTTTATTCTGTgtctccctgctgctttctgtttcacttCAAGCCCTGTTCCTCTGTGCCTGTGTGCCTTTTTCTGCCCGCTCAGGTGATGATTTTAAATAGCAAGACTGTTCAGTCTGGCTTTggcatgctgcagctcctgcatgAGGCAGCAGGTCTTGCACTCTCATGTCCTGGTAGCAGTCTTTGAGCAGCAGCATTCGATAGCTGCTTTCACTGTTAAGGTGCAGCGTATTTGGCGTAGTTCTGCCTGCAGGCACATTTAATCGCAGCGCTTCCAGCTGTTTGCTGCGGGTCAGAGGTGTAGCTCCTTGGGAGCCCGCCTCATCCTGTGAGAACATTCTGGTTCCTGAGCAAGGTCAGAAGTCTTCAGGTTCTCTGTTCCAGGCTTGGCATCAAGCACCAGTTCTGACAATCTCAGCCAttgttttttgtggtgtggtttggtttttttaggttGTGCTCTTCAGATACTAAATATACAGCAAGATGGTCAAAGGAAACTGTcttcagcagcattttaatAAGTCCCAAGATGATAACAGACCACATGCCAGATGTTGTGCTCAAAGCGCTGAACAGTTTGACTCAGGAACATGGATCGTGCATTTCTTGTCAGGCACGAGAATGTAACACCGATGTGGTATAACCCGAGCTCGAAGATGAGGTGTGGGGGGGTTTTATTGCAGGTTTCAAGTATTCAGGACACATTCCACTTCCATTCCTAAGTGGATTTCAGTACTTTTCTCACATTGCATAAAATAAACAAGGGTGGTGATGCCCTTGCCTCTGCAGCAACCTCGAGTGACATTGTGCTGGTTAAAGCACAGATTCTCCACTTATGCTGAAAGTTGAGCTTTTACAGAACGGAGCAGTGTGACAGGCTCCAGCCACGCCTGCGTACACTGGCGCATGGGCTGCGGCCTCGACTGAATACTTGCCCAGCGCAGGTGCATGTGTGAGGACAGCTTGGCCTGTGCGTTAGAGCAGAGCTCTGTCCGACCTGACATTTTAAGCGCTGGTTCTGCTTTGAATTCACTTCACACCGTTGTCTCTGCACCCCGTGACCCACCTTTGCAAAGCCTGGCAGGTGCTGCGGGACAGGAGTGCTGTGACCACACTGCTGCAGCACGTGAGGCGGCACCCGTGCAGTGGCTGGAGGTGGGTAAGTGAGCGAGCTTcggtggcagcaggcaggccaCCCACGCTGGTTTTTAATCAGGCAGTTCTGATTGATTGCACTGTTTTTCTTACAGATAGGGGCGTGGCAGGGATGGTGTTGTGAAATGCTGCTCGGATATACATGTGCAATATTCTTTAATCTACCCGTCTTTTGTATTTGTTGATCcacatgattatttttattgattttaaacTAATCTTGTAACTACTTataatgagaaggaaaaaaaaattgtattgttCACATATATTAGTCACTAGCTCTAGCTCCAACTGTTGAGAGCGCCCACCTAATTCTGCCAAAAATGTACAACCAGTTGTACggattttaaaaatgaatttctCATTTCTAGTGTACAACTATCTTaactctttttgttttaaggctCAGCAGCATTTCTTATTAATGTGAGTGGGTGTTCTTGCTGTGATACTTAATGTggagacaaaataaaatgcactcTAAAAATTTGTCTTCTTACATTCAGGTATGCTGCTTACTATTTTATAGCTGTTCAGAGCTAGATGCAGTGCAGCAAGGTAAGTCCACACCAGCAGCGAAGGGCCTGGCAGCACCCCAGGCAGGCACCAGTGGTGCTGCGGTGTCCCCTGCCACCGCCTGTGGAGCAGGACCAGCCTCtagggagaggagagagcagcAGGATTGCCTGCTACTGCCCTGGAGACAGGGCAGCTAACACAGAGCATGGCTATCAGATTTAAACAGCTAAAATCTGAGGCATTTAAGCACAAGCTGTACTGCACCAGAGCCATCATTTTACAAACCCTTAAAGTAACAGGTTtagaagaaaagcacatttgttTGCATACAATAGTGAAACAGGTGGGGGTTTTCTCCCCtggctctcagcagcagctagTAACAACTCAAATAGTGCAGGGCCTCTGAAAAAATGTGGCTGCGTACTGTATTTAATTCTTGTTCTTACCGtcagggcagcactgcaggagctTGTGGTTAAGCACACACGGCCCTGAGGAGACAAGCACACCACACTGCTCCGGGAGAACATGCACTCATAGCAGTACAGGAATGAGAATGCTTGCTGAGAAACTCAGACGTCACCACACATGTGATTCAAGGATTTATTAAGTCATACATGCAAAACATACTGCTAATTGCATTAGCAAAAGATCAATGTAAAAACATCACAATTTCGCaacttttaaattttgctttagtGGTTGAAGGGTGTAGTTCAACATCATATTCCTGCCAGTTTAGAATGTACAGAACATTAGCACTAATTTACAGAACCTCACAGACCCAAGTTACCATTATTCAATCTATGCTGCACACGGACATGTAGTGACATAAAGAACACTCGTCTGCATTAGTCACGTTACAGTGGTGGGGATATCTTGCAAATAATGTTTGAGAAGATTCATGGTTTGTAGAggtttaaaatataaaaattactaaaatgtGTAAAGCTGCTTCACATGATTTTTACACCTAGTTAATAAGACTAAAAGCACCTCAGAAAGCATATAACTTACTTACTGGGTCAGAAGTAACAGGAAAATGAGGATATGCTTGAATGTTCTActctacacaaaaaaaaaaaaaagcaaatttctaTCACcagaaaggttttaaaatacaagttatATTGCTCAGTAAGAAGAGATTctacaagaaaagcatttacCACACAACAGTTGTGGGAGTGGCTGGTTCAGAGTTGTACATAAATGAATGCCCTAATTGAAATTC
This genomic window contains:
- the DAGLB gene encoding diacylglycerol lipase-beta, which produces MPGLVVFGRRWAIGSDDFVLPGAFELFVRLVWWIGILVLYAVHKGQFNCPGGGLLHSYLLVLLILLASIICALSALVYVSMQGTISNPGPRKSLPKLLYTRLLLYLPEFIWAVVGAVWVSDSSVQCEKTVINVIIGTVIASWVIIVFTIIGVLIVFDPLGGKKTFYLTNGVNRNLESSQSGQLLYNVKNTATRVWEKRIRLLCCCIVQDDDHRVAFTSIAELFRAYFSDTDLVPSDIAAGLTLLHQEQDKMESCPKEPEEVLCHSPSSLVTDDLDIELENAAHYMLFAAAAYGWPYYIYTNPFTALCKLNGDCCGNRPTDPDITGSDRHNFHFGSILKITGLQYRDFIHISFHNKIYEIPFFVALDHKKEAIVVAVRGTLSFEDILTDLSADCEDLTLEDVLENGFVHKGITQAANYIYRKLINDGILNQAFTIAPEYKLVIVGHSLGGGTASILAIMLRNSFPTLRCYAFSPPGGLLSKSLADYTKCFIVSVIVGKDLVARLSMPNMEDLKRRIVRIVANCSRPKYQILLHGCWYEVFGGDPDNFPTELDGRSQDALTQPLLAEESLMVHRSPSYNALEDESHLNSPPQYPRLYLPGKIIHIVEESSSRRLCSSDTKYTARWSKETVFSSILISPKMITDHMPDVVLKALNSLTQEHGSCISCQARECNTDVV